The following coding sequences are from one Prochlorococcus marinus CUG1438 window:
- the pheA gene encoding prephenate dehydratase — MRKQVAYLGPKGTYAEKAAHILSKLANFQTPIFVPCNGLHSVIKSIAYKNCDAAVVPIENSVEGGVTSTLDALWKFPEIFINKAIVLPIKHALISEGELSSISEVLSHPQALAQCSEWLSVNLPAAIPLPTNSTSEAVNMVKGSKFRAAIGSKSLIQIEGLKELAFPINDVPGNCTRFVLLSKESNYNSANIVSFAFSLISNKPGALLKAIKSIADYGFNMSKIESRPSKRELGEYIIYIDLEINNQNNIENFIELKNQLKPLCNNFVDFGHYSSENIALD; from the coding sequence ATGCGCAAACAAGTTGCATATTTAGGTCCTAAAGGGACATACGCAGAAAAAGCAGCTCATATATTATCAAAGCTTGCCAATTTTCAGACACCTATATTTGTACCATGTAATGGGTTACATTCGGTCATTAAATCGATAGCCTACAAAAATTGTGATGCTGCTGTCGTCCCCATTGAAAATTCTGTAGAGGGCGGAGTGACATCCACTTTAGATGCTCTTTGGAAATTTCCTGAAATATTTATCAATAAAGCAATTGTTTTACCCATAAAACATGCATTAATTAGTGAAGGAGAACTTTCAAGCATATCTGAAGTATTATCTCATCCTCAAGCATTAGCTCAATGTTCAGAATGGCTATCTGTAAATCTTCCAGCTGCAATCCCTCTTCCAACGAATTCAACATCAGAAGCAGTCAATATGGTAAAGGGGAGTAAGTTTAGGGCGGCTATTGGTTCAAAATCATTAATTCAAATTGAAGGACTTAAAGAATTAGCATTTCCTATTAATGATGTTCCAGGCAATTGTACTAGATTTGTGTTATTGAGCAAAGAGTCTAATTATAATTCAGCTAATATTGTCAGTTTTGCTTTCTCATTAATTTCAAATAAACCAGGTGCTTTACTTAAAGCCATAAAATCTATTGCAGATTATGGATTTAATATGAGTAAAATTGAGTCTAGACCTTCAAAAAGAGAATTAGGAGAATATATCATTTATATTGATTTAGAAATAAATAATCAAAACAATATTGAAAATTTTATTGAACTAAAAAATCAACTTAAACCCTTATGTAACAACTTTGTAGATTTTGGACATTATTCATCTGAAAATATTGCGTTAGATTAA
- a CDS encoding DUF1997 domain-containing protein: MLLSFDAKQKLKLSVTRNKEYLSKYLLEEERVVGAMLDSKKLVPEGKGRYKYTVTSFKVFQLDINPVVSIAVENNDGILRMSALESTLDGLGIVDDFNLVLKANLEATDIGLEGEALLGVSVSQPPLLKLIPKKILESTGHSVLNGILLGIKSRVQQQLVKDFLEWCESNKI, translated from the coding sequence ATGTTATTGTCTTTTGATGCTAAACAGAAATTAAAGCTTTCTGTAACGCGAAATAAAGAATATCTTTCTAAATATCTTTTGGAAGAAGAAAGAGTAGTTGGAGCAATGCTGGACTCCAAAAAATTAGTGCCCGAAGGAAAAGGTAGATATAAGTATACAGTAACAAGTTTTAAGGTCTTTCAACTAGATATTAATCCAGTTGTCTCAATTGCGGTAGAGAATAATGATGGAATTTTAAGAATGAGTGCTCTTGAAAGTACATTGGATGGTTTGGGGATAGTAGATGATTTTAATCTTGTTTTGAAAGCAAATTTGGAAGCAACTGATATTGGATTAGAAGGAGAGGCGCTTCTAGGGGTATCTGTAAGTCAACCCCCTTTATTGAAACTGATACCCAAGAAAATTTTGGAATCTACCGGCCATTCTGTATTAAATGGGATTTTGTTAGGTATAAAGTCAAGAGTACAACAACAATTAGTTAAAGATTTTTTAGAATGGTGCGAATCAAATAAGATTTGA
- a CDS encoding ribonuclease HII, translated as MPEKKEEDLPQILNRAYEAGVDEVGKGAVFGPVFSAVVVLNQVNKVTLKEFGVIDSKKLTPKKRHLLLPKILLLASDYGIGQSSVREIEKLGIRMATEISMIRALKKLKEKPSELIIDGPLLLRPWNGIQKNIVSGDSKFTSIASASIVAKVFRDNLMERLEKKYPGYLIFKNKGYGTLQHLSLIKKNGITNLHRKSFLEKSNLI; from the coding sequence ATGCCAGAAAAAAAAGAAGAAGATCTTCCGCAAATATTGAATAGAGCATACGAAGCTGGAGTAGATGAAGTTGGAAAAGGAGCAGTTTTTGGTCCAGTATTTTCAGCAGTTGTAGTATTAAATCAAGTAAATAAAGTCACCTTAAAAGAATTTGGAGTAATAGATAGTAAAAAATTAACTCCAAAAAAAAGACACTTACTTTTGCCAAAGATTTTATTGCTTGCTTCAGATTATGGAATTGGGCAATCATCAGTCAGAGAGATTGAAAAGCTTGGGATTAGAATGGCAACGGAAATTTCAATGATAAGAGCTTTAAAGAAATTAAAAGAAAAACCATCTGAACTGATAATTGATGGTCCTTTATTGTTAAGACCCTGGAATGGCATTCAGAAAAATATAGTTTCGGGAGACTCCAAATTTACATCAATCGCCTCAGCAAGCATAGTTGCGAAAGTATTTAGAGACAATCTAATGGAAAGGTTAGAAAAAAAATACCCAGGTTACTTGATATTTAAAAATAAAGGTTATGGTACTCTCCAGCATCTTTCACTTATCAAAAAAAATGGAATAACTAATCTACATAGAAAAAGTTTTCTAGAAAAATCAAATCTTATTTGA
- a CDS encoding Rne/Rng family ribonuclease, protein MSQQIIIAEQARIAALLTDDRVDELIVAQGQYQIGDIFLGTVENVLPGIDAAFIDIGESDKNGFIHVSDLGPLRLKKGILGITELLDPKQKVLVQVIKEPTGSKGPRLTGSISIPGKYMILQPYGQGVNISRKINTETERNRLKALGVLIKPPCTGLLFRTEAEQIKEELLIEDLENLIQQWEDILKVSETHNPPYLIKRDDDFSLKILRDHIKSSTKNVIIDSRISVEKAKDFLIDYESNLNIEFHDNDLSQHILEKYDIKKTIQKALQPRVDLPSGGYIIIEPTEALTVIDVNSGSFTRSANSRQTVLWTNCEAAVEISRQIKLRNIGGVIVVDFIDMESRRDQFQLLEHFTSAIKDDSARPQIAQLTELGLVELTRKRQGQNIYELFGKKCSSCNGTGHVENKLNFEISNPQIKNVEDKTNKSNIKKTADIDTTQSTEKEEKITEKELVNPKNLNREDSSYKKEINNDDSNTLKSNEKNIITVDLTNDEKIVFSQLGINPLIKLGKEYLTSNNFVTLKNSDIEKEKTLSNKKTTKKTKKITGSKDAEVLKVNIEVDANYQDKSTKNSDENKQVEFLEKEGEIEFADEINNARKKRRRSSANIE, encoded by the coding sequence ATGTCTCAGCAAATTATCATAGCTGAGCAGGCTCGAATTGCAGCACTACTCACAGATGATCGAGTTGATGAATTAATTGTCGCACAAGGTCAGTACCAAATTGGTGATATATTTTTAGGAACAGTAGAAAATGTTCTACCTGGGATTGATGCGGCTTTTATTGATATTGGTGAAAGTGATAAAAATGGATTTATTCATGTATCAGATCTTGGTCCATTAAGACTCAAAAAAGGAATATTAGGAATAACTGAATTACTCGATCCAAAACAAAAAGTTTTAGTACAGGTAATAAAGGAGCCCACAGGATCTAAAGGACCTAGACTCACAGGGAGTATATCAATACCTGGGAAATACATGATACTTCAGCCATATGGTCAAGGAGTAAATATTTCCAGAAAAATAAATACCGAAACGGAAAGAAACCGTTTAAAAGCGCTTGGGGTTTTAATAAAACCACCTTGTACGGGTTTACTATTTAGAACTGAGGCAGAACAAATAAAAGAAGAACTACTTATTGAAGATTTAGAAAATTTAATTCAACAATGGGAGGATATTTTAAAAGTTTCTGAGACTCATAATCCACCTTATTTAATAAAAAGAGATGATGATTTCTCTCTCAAAATTTTGAGAGATCATATTAAATCATCAACTAAAAACGTAATTATTGATAGTAGAATTTCAGTAGAAAAAGCAAAAGATTTCCTAATTGATTATGAATCTAATTTAAATATTGAATTTCACGATAACGATTTAAGCCAACATATTTTAGAAAAATACGACATAAAGAAAACAATTCAGAAAGCTCTTCAACCGAGAGTAGATCTTCCTTCAGGAGGTTATATAATTATTGAACCAACTGAAGCTCTAACAGTAATTGATGTTAACTCTGGATCATTTACCAGATCAGCCAACTCACGACAAACAGTTTTGTGGACGAATTGCGAAGCAGCGGTTGAAATCTCAAGACAAATAAAATTAAGAAATATTGGTGGGGTAATAGTAGTAGATTTTATTGATATGGAATCTAGAAGAGATCAATTCCAGTTACTTGAACATTTTACCTCAGCAATAAAAGATGACTCTGCTAGACCTCAGATAGCTCAGCTCACTGAACTAGGTTTAGTTGAGTTAACCAGAAAAAGACAAGGGCAAAATATATATGAATTATTTGGTAAAAAATGTTCTTCATGCAATGGTACAGGGCATGTAGAAAATAAATTGAACTTTGAAATTTCTAATCCACAAATTAAAAATGTTGAAGATAAAACAAATAAATCAAACATTAAAAAAACTGCAGATATAGATACTACTCAATCAACTGAAAAAGAAGAAAAAATAACTGAAAAGGAATTAGTAAACCCCAAGAACCTCAATAGGGAAGATTCCTCTTACAAAAAAGAAATTAATAATGATGATTCGAATACATTAAAATCTAATGAAAAAAATATAATAACTGTTGATCTTACTAATGACGAAAAAATTGTTTTCAGTCAATTAGGTATTAATCCATTAATAAAATTAGGTAAGGAATATCTTACTAGCAATAATTTTGTAACTTTAAAGAATAGCGATATTGAAAAAGAAAAAACTTTAAGTAATAAAAAAACCACTAAAAAAACTAAAAAAATTACAGGATCTAAAGACGCAGAAGTGTTGAAGGTTAATATTGAAGTAGATGCTAATTACCAGGATAAATCAACAAAAAATTCCGATGAAAACAAACAAGTTGAGTTTTTAGAAAAAGAGGGCGAAATTGAATTTGCAGATGAGATAAACAATGCCAGAAAAAAAAGAAGAAGATCTTCCGCAAATATTGAATAG
- a CDS encoding LL-diaminopimelate aminotransferase — translation MVQVNENYLKLKAGYLFPEIAKRVKLYSQSNKSSNIIKLGIGDVTEPLPKACRDAMAKALNEMGTTEGFKGYGPEQGYSWLREKISEHDFISRGCQISPEEIFVSDGSKCDSSNILDILGKDNSIAVTDPVYPVYVDSNVMTGRTGEALENGTYQGLTYLAINEGNNFLPKLPEKKVDILYLCFPNNPTGATITKKELKKWVDYALQNKSLILFDAAYEAFIQDNDIPHSIYEIEGAKDCAIEFRSFSKNAGFTGVRCAFTVIPKGLKGLSSTNKEIELWPLWNRRQSTKFNGVSYVVQKGAEAVYSPEGKKQVRGLIDFYMENAKIMKNKLQNSGYKVYGGDNAPYIWIKVPDQMTSWDFFDFLLQKVSVVGTPGSGFGLAGEGYFRLSAFNSRSNVLDAMERIINI, via the coding sequence GTGGTTCAAGTAAACGAAAATTATTTAAAACTCAAAGCTGGTTATTTATTTCCTGAGATTGCCAAAAGGGTAAAGTTATATTCTCAATCAAATAAGAGTTCTAACATAATCAAGCTTGGTATAGGAGACGTCACAGAGCCTTTACCTAAAGCATGTAGAGATGCAATGGCTAAAGCTTTAAATGAAATGGGAACTACTGAAGGTTTCAAAGGCTATGGACCAGAACAAGGTTATTCCTGGCTGAGAGAAAAAATATCTGAGCATGATTTTATTTCTCGAGGCTGTCAAATTTCACCTGAAGAAATCTTTGTTTCAGATGGTTCTAAATGCGATAGTAGTAATATTTTAGATATTCTTGGCAAAGATAATTCAATTGCTGTAACAGATCCTGTTTATCCTGTTTATGTAGATAGTAACGTCATGACAGGTAGAACTGGAGAAGCTCTCGAAAATGGTACTTATCAAGGGTTAACATATTTAGCAATAAACGAGGGAAACAACTTTTTGCCAAAACTACCTGAAAAAAAAGTTGATATTTTATATCTTTGTTTTCCAAATAATCCGACTGGAGCAACTATCACAAAAAAAGAATTGAAAAAGTGGGTTGACTATGCGCTCCAAAACAAATCTCTGATACTTTTTGATGCAGCTTATGAAGCATTTATCCAAGATAATGATATTCCACATTCAATATATGAGATTGAGGGGGCAAAGGATTGTGCTATTGAATTTAGATCTTTTTCAAAGAATGCAGGATTCACTGGAGTTAGATGTGCTTTTACAGTAATACCTAAAGGGCTCAAAGGTTTGAGTTCAACAAATAAGGAAATAGAGTTATGGCCTCTTTGGAATAGGCGACAATCTACAAAGTTCAATGGAGTAAGTTACGTGGTTCAGAAAGGTGCAGAGGCTGTTTATTCTCCTGAAGGGAAAAAACAAGTGAGAGGTTTAATTGATTTTTATATGGAAAATGCAAAAATTATGAAAAATAAACTTCAGAATTCAGGGTATAAAGTTTACGGTGGGGACAATGCTCCTTATATTTGGATTAAAGTTCCAGATCAAATGACATCTTGGGACTTTTTTGATTTCCTTCTCCAAAAAGTTAGTGTAGTGGGAACACCTGGGAGCGGATTTGGATTAGCAGGAGAGGGTTATTTTCGCTTGTCAGCATTTAACTCACGATCAAACGTCCTTGATGCAATGGAAAGAATAATTAATATATAA
- the clpS gene encoding ATP-dependent Clp protease adapter ClpS, whose protein sequence is MLSIKLEQSANNNSAVIEKKPAELKNKSPKYKVLLHNDPVNSMEYVTITLREVVPQLSEQDAVAIMLEAHNTGVGLVIVCDLEPAEFYSESLKSKGISSSIEKED, encoded by the coding sequence ATGCTATCTATAAAATTAGAACAAAGTGCAAATAATAATTCAGCAGTGATTGAAAAGAAACCTGCAGAATTAAAAAATAAATCTCCAAAATATAAGGTTTTACTTCATAATGACCCAGTTAATTCTATGGAGTATGTCACTATTACACTGCGAGAAGTTGTTCCGCAATTAAGTGAACAAGATGCTGTTGCAATAATGCTTGAAGCACACAATACGGGTGTGGGTTTAGTAATTGTTTGTGATTTAGAGCCAGCAGAATTCTACTCAGAATCATTAAAGTCTAAAGGAATTTCTAGTTCAATTGAGAAAGAGGATTAA
- a CDS encoding B12-binding domain-containing radical SAM protein, translating to MNFNFEFKKLNKKDIHRKNYGKILTVRLPCNPIFPIGPIYIADHIHKCFPSIEQQFIDLAIIPSNKVSKYLIRKIDQFRPHIIIFSWRDIQIYAPVDGRSGNPLQNSFEVFYSKNILKKIRGSWGGLKLIASHYGEIYRNTSLVKMGLKRAKKYNKNVKVILGGGAVSVFYEQLGNLLPKGTVISVGEGENLIEKIIKGDSIEEERCYVAGQKPRNKLIHEQPSGTVKTACNYKYIKSIWPEFDWYIEGGDYYVGVQTKRGCPHNCCFCVYTVVEGKQVRVNPVNEVIKEMKQLYDLGVRGFWFTDAQFIPAKKHIEDAKTLLQAIKDQGWDDINWAAYIRADNIDSELAQLMVDTGMSYFEIGITSGSQELVRKMRLAYDLETVLNNCRMLVKSGFKNHVSVNYSFNVFDETPSTIRQTIAYHRELENIFGKGLVDPAIFFIGLQPHTLLEKYALEHKILKPNYNPMSMMPWTARKLLWNPGSLGKKLGQVCLEAFDNPEDEFGKTVIDILEREYGKSSLKESLKVRPLSERKLAHSK from the coding sequence ATGAATTTTAATTTCGAGTTCAAAAAATTAAATAAAAAAGATATTCACAGAAAGAACTATGGAAAAATTCTTACTGTAAGACTTCCATGTAACCCAATATTTCCAATAGGTCCGATTTACATAGCAGACCATATTCATAAATGTTTCCCAAGTATCGAGCAGCAATTTATCGATCTAGCAATAATTCCCTCTAATAAAGTTTCCAAATATTTAATAAGAAAAATTGATCAATTTAGACCCCATATAATCATTTTTTCATGGAGAGATATACAAATTTATGCACCTGTTGATGGTAGAAGTGGAAATCCCCTACAAAACTCTTTTGAAGTTTTCTACTCAAAAAATATCCTTAAAAAAATTAGAGGTTCCTGGGGAGGATTAAAATTGATTGCATCTCATTATGGAGAAATATATAGAAATACTTCTTTAGTCAAGATGGGACTAAAAAGAGCAAAAAAATACAATAAAAATGTAAAAGTAATTTTAGGAGGTGGGGCTGTTAGTGTCTTCTATGAACAATTAGGAAATCTACTCCCAAAAGGAACTGTTATTTCAGTTGGAGAGGGAGAAAATCTCATAGAAAAAATCATTAAGGGAGATTCAATAGAAGAAGAAAGATGTTACGTTGCTGGACAAAAACCTCGGAACAAATTAATACATGAACAACCTTCAGGCACTGTTAAAACTGCTTGCAACTATAAATATATTAAATCAATATGGCCTGAATTCGATTGGTATATAGAAGGTGGCGATTATTACGTAGGGGTACAAACAAAAAGAGGTTGTCCTCATAATTGTTGTTTCTGTGTTTACACAGTTGTGGAAGGGAAGCAGGTTCGCGTTAATCCTGTTAACGAAGTAATCAAAGAAATGAAACAATTATATGATCTTGGAGTAAGGGGATTTTGGTTTACAGATGCACAGTTTATTCCAGCCAAAAAACATATTGAAGATGCAAAAACACTTTTGCAAGCAATTAAGGACCAAGGTTGGGACGATATTAATTGGGCTGCATACATTAGAGCAGATAATATTGATTCTGAGCTAGCTCAGCTTATGGTTGATACAGGTATGAGCTATTTTGAAATAGGTATCACCTCTGGATCTCAAGAACTTGTTAGAAAAATGAGATTAGCATATGACCTGGAAACTGTATTAAATAATTGCAGAATGCTAGTCAAATCAGGTTTCAAGAATCATGTTTCAGTCAATTATTCATTTAATGTTTTTGATGAAACGCCCAGCACCATAAGACAAACAATTGCTTACCATAGAGAATTAGAAAATATTTTTGGTAAAGGCTTAGTTGATCCAGCTATATTCTTTATAGGTTTGCAACCTCATACTCTTCTTGAGAAGTACGCTTTGGAGCATAAAATTTTGAAGCCAAATTACAATCCAATGAGCATGATGCCATGGACAGCGAGAAAACTTCTATGGAATCCAGGGTCACTAGGAAAGAAACTAGGTCAGGTTTGCTTAGAAGCTTTTGATAATCCAGAAGACGAATTTGGTAAAACAGTAATTGACATTCTTGAGAGGGAATATGGAAAGTCTTCCTTAAAAGAATCTCTAAAAGTCCGTCCTTTATCAGAAAGGAAATTAGCTCACTCTAAATAA
- a CDS encoding glycosyltransferase family 2 protein has product MESVNSWNLTNNKLHQLFKNNKEFIAIKVRGNTWEPITRWLKLDSRIFKETTSKARITLCDIESLAEIYNYRSIRWKAKKLTPLPTKIIPQSLKNIFRKLPIVKQLAYELEIVFYKYNENNSNHLISIVIPARNEAGNKELLINALNKFKSIPNKLEIIFVEGNSKDNTYQILQELKENFSNFFKISLLKQTSKGKKNAVVEGFNISSGETLAIIDSDFTVDIDDSIAAIMESTKNENILINCSRTTFPMEKDAMRWANYIGNRLFAIFLSILINKPVSDSLCGTKVFSRKFFKLMKQNGSWDSKSDPFGDFTIIFEAANNNIKILNYPVRYYARKSGAPNISRWIDGLKLLRVCWIYMISDL; this is encoded by the coding sequence ATGGAATCAGTAAATTCATGGAATTTAACGAATAATAAACTTCATCAATTATTCAAAAATAATAAAGAATTTATTGCGATTAAAGTTAGGGGTAATACTTGGGAGCCAATTACTAGATGGCTAAAATTAGATTCAAGAATCTTCAAAGAAACTACTAGTAAAGCAAGAATAACATTATGCGATATTGAATCTCTTGCAGAAATTTATAACTACAGATCCATTAGATGGAAAGCAAAAAAATTAACACCTTTGCCAACCAAAATAATTCCACAATCGTTAAAAAATATTTTTCGCAAACTTCCAATTGTTAAACAACTTGCTTATGAACTTGAAATAGTATTTTATAAATATAATGAAAATAATTCCAACCACTTAATTTCTATAGTAATTCCTGCAAGAAACGAAGCAGGAAATAAAGAACTTTTAATAAATGCATTAAACAAGTTTAAAAGTATACCCAACAAATTAGAAATTATATTTGTAGAGGGAAATAGTAAGGATAATACTTATCAAATACTTCAAGAATTAAAAGAAAATTTCTCAAATTTCTTCAAAATATCTCTTTTAAAACAAACTTCCAAAGGCAAGAAAAATGCTGTAGTTGAAGGATTTAATATTTCTTCAGGTGAAACTCTCGCCATAATTGATAGTGATTTTACTGTAGATATTGATGACAGTATTGCAGCTATTATGGAATCAACCAAAAATGAGAATATCTTAATTAATTGTTCCCGTACAACCTTCCCGATGGAAAAAGATGCAATGAGGTGGGCTAACTATATAGGAAACAGACTTTTCGCAATATTTTTATCAATTCTCATAAATAAGCCAGTATCGGATTCACTTTGTGGAACAAAAGTTTTTTCGAGAAAATTCTTTAAACTCATGAAACAAAATGGAAGTTGGGATTCAAAGTCTGATCCATTTGGAGACTTCACAATAATATTTGAAGCTGCAAACAATAATATCAAAATACTTAATTATCCAGTTAGATATTATGCAAGGAAAAGTGGTGCACCAAATATATCTAGATGGATCGATGGATTAAAACTTCTTAGAGTTTGCTGGATTTATATGATTTCTGATCTTTGA
- a CDS encoding glycosyltransferase family 39 protein — protein sequence MISRILKLKSLYKLFIFIPLVFYFGKRSYIAFDEGFYALQARWILDKGNWSIPLWWDEYVLDRTIGIQFLIAKSQEIFGRNMFSAYLPTTAAAILMLFITYKLHEEFFNKQYAIISPLILSTTYLWFDYSHLATQDIIYSCLVTIGVFSLVKIKRKDNKFYILLFGIWIGLSFMMKTFLVFVPLLSLLPFLYIKRNLIFSKFFWFGLFIGFIPFLLWSFSINPYLDKNILFYLTEKFYILSNNNTFTNPFYYYFWNIPVTFLPWSFFAIIGTVCNLYKGKENKYLLTFFPLILITIQSFFSTKTPYYNLQISSILTLNSYIGIKYLFNSKRYKPIFIFITSKIIPLLILSITFIYYFFFKNISNLNLKENTFLILGLLFFGFSWSFIKHKFSFKEILITLLIGPYLFTSFLLQSGLFTDRSRELRETMEYVSTIDIVKDQLIEVDKTGIDDSLSQSKIIQISLLTPKLGKGLESIDLLKESELAWSTESKRIKNNNNSYEVIYENDILKPWKLILKK from the coding sequence ATGATTAGCAGAATTTTGAAATTAAAATCTCTTTATAAACTATTTATTTTTATCCCTCTTGTATTTTATTTTGGCAAAAGAAGTTATATCGCTTTTGATGAAGGATTTTATGCATTACAAGCTAGATGGATATTAGATAAAGGTAACTGGTCAATTCCTCTTTGGTGGGATGAATATGTCTTAGACAGAACTATAGGTATACAGTTTTTAATTGCAAAATCTCAAGAAATCTTTGGAAGAAATATGTTTTCTGCATACCTGCCTACAACAGCTGCTGCAATATTAATGCTTTTCATAACTTACAAACTACATGAAGAATTTTTTAATAAACAATATGCAATTATATCTCCACTAATTCTATCTACAACATATTTATGGTTTGACTACTCACACTTAGCCACTCAAGATATCATTTATTCATGTTTAGTAACTATTGGGGTATTTTCTTTAGTCAAAATAAAAAGAAAAGATAACAAATTCTATATTTTGCTTTTTGGTATTTGGATTGGCTTATCTTTTATGATGAAAACTTTTCTTGTATTTGTCCCTTTATTATCACTCTTGCCTTTTTTATATATTAAAAGAAATCTTATATTCAGTAAATTTTTTTGGTTTGGATTATTCATTGGATTTATTCCATTTTTATTATGGTCATTCTCTATTAACCCTTACTTAGATAAAAATATTCTTTTTTACTTAACTGAAAAGTTTTACATTCTCTCTAATAACAATACTTTTACAAATCCTTTCTATTATTATTTTTGGAATATTCCAGTAACATTCCTTCCATGGAGTTTTTTTGCAATTATTGGTACGGTATGCAACCTTTATAAAGGTAAAGAGAATAAATATTTACTAACCTTTTTTCCCTTAATATTAATAACTATTCAAAGTTTTTTTTCTACGAAGACGCCTTACTATAATCTACAAATCTCATCTATTTTGACACTCAATTCTTACATAGGGATAAAATATTTATTTAACTCTAAAAGATACAAACCAATTTTTATATTTATTACTTCAAAAATAATTCCATTACTTATACTCTCAATAACTTTCATATATTATTTTTTCTTTAAAAATATAAGTAACTTAAACTTAAAGGAAAATACATTTCTGATTCTTGGATTATTATTTTTCGGATTCTCTTGGTCATTCATAAAACATAAATTCTCATTTAAAGAAATATTAATAACTCTTTTAATAGGACCTTACTTGTTCACTTCATTTCTATTGCAATCGGGATTATTTACTGATAGATCAAGAGAGCTTAGAGAAACAATGGAATATGTATCCACTATTGATATAGTAAAAGATCAACTTATAGAGGTTGATAAAACAGGCATAGACGACTCTCTATCTCAATCAAAAATTATACAAATTTCGTTATTAACCCCTAAACTAGGTAAAGGTTTAGAAAGCATAGATCTTTTAAAAGAATCTGAATTAGCTTGGTCAACTGAATCTAAAAGAATAAAAAACAATAATAATTCTTACGAAGTCATATATGAAAATGATATTTTAAAACCCTGGAAATTAATATTAAAAAAGTAA
- a CDS encoding DUF3493 domain-containing protein: MSKIDPELKKKLLKESQSPFKGLRRILWIAFSGSAFLGLLIMLSKIASGSEFQLNNLLIQICACILFPTLLFFDRNKD, from the coding sequence ATGTCAAAAATAGATCCTGAATTAAAAAAGAAATTATTAAAGGAATCCCAGTCCCCTTTCAAGGGATTAAGGAGAATACTTTGGATTGCTTTTAGTGGCTCTGCATTTTTGGGACTTCTAATAATGCTTTCTAAAATTGCGAGTGGGAGTGAATTTCAGCTAAATAACCTTCTCATACAAATTTGTGCTTGTATACTATTTCCTACTTTATTATTTTTTGATAGGAATAAAGATTAA